A region of the Hyperolius riggenbachi isolate aHypRig1 chromosome 9, aHypRig1.pri, whole genome shotgun sequence genome:
GGACACAGTCCTCTGGTTGGCAGCCTGTATGGCGTAGTAGTTCTATAGCAGGAGTAGGATAGAATATTAAGGCACATGAACAGTACTTATCTGGCATGTAGTCCACGACCCCTATGTTGCTGTTTCGTGTCAGCTAACGCTGATCGCGTGGTTGTCTCCTCTGTCTGGAACGCTGAGGTAGGCCAGTTGGGATGTGATCTGGTTGCCATTCCGGGGCCTTGACTGTGGGTAGGCCGTAAGTGCGGAACAGCTCTGGCAGATCGGCAGGCGTCTTCACTGTGTATGACTTGTCGTTTCTCGAAGCGATTTGATGACAGGCTGTAGCGCTCGGCGTTGCATGAGAGTACTGGGCGCCAAGTCCTGAAACAACATCACGGGGGTTCCCTCATATTCAATGGCGTCTCTCTGGCGCGCTGCTTTCATAATGGTGTCTTTAGTTGCAAAGTGATGGACCCGACAGATGATGTCACGGGGAAGTTCATCTGGTGCTGGCATGGGCTTGAGAGCTCTGTGGGCTCGATCAAGTTTCAGTGGCGTATCTGCTGGTTTGCCGAGTAATTCATTAAAGATGGACGCCCGTGTCTGTTCAAGTTGCTGCGTAGTGATAGTTTCAGGCAGTCCCCTTACTCTAATATTGTTTCGGCGGCTGCAGTTTTGGAGGTCTTCCATCCCTGATCTCAGCAAGCTATTCAGCGTTTTCTGCTGCGATTGCGCTTCTTTAACTTTACCGACCTCAGATTGAAGTGTGGATATTTCACGCTCCAAGGCAGTGAGCCGCTCCTCGTGAACAGTCAGATCTTCCTGTATGCCTCGTATCTCTTCCCTTGTGGACGAGGTGATTTTGTCTGCGAGGTCAGAAAGGTCTTCCTTGGAAGGTTAACTATGGAGGTAGtcccagatttcctttaaagatttAGAGATCATTTTGGCAGCCTCTGTGTCTTTGTCAGGCCTGTCTTTCGTCAGTGAGCTGTCAGCCATCTTGGGAGGCACCCGCTGATAGGTCTGGACAGACTTGTTTTTAGTGCGGAGTTTGCAAGTCACCTCGGTATAGTGCTTTTGATGTCTCTGGCTTCTCCGGGGCTCTCTGGCCATCACCTCGTGGCCTTTTACCAGGTCTGGAATAAGGTTATCTATGCTGTTTAAGTATCTCGGGTGAGGAGCTCCAGGCACCAGCGTCCTCACACGGCCATGGCTGACTCCGCCccctggaaatctttttgtagcctaagcatgctttaaatttctcagtaacttgatccctgacctgtcttgtgtgttctttggacttcacagtgttgttgctcccaatattctcttagacaacctctgaggccctcacagagcagctgtatttgtactgacattagattacacacaagtgcactctatttagtcattagcactcatcaggcaatgtctataggcaactgactgcactcagatcaaagggggccgaataattatgcacataccactttgcagttatttatttgtaaaaaaatgtttggaatcatgtatgattttcgttccacttctcatgtgtacaccactctgtgttggtctttcatgtggaattccaataaaattaattcatgtttgtggcagtaatatgacaaaatgtggaaaactgggggccgaatacttttgcaacccactgtatacattGTATAAGAtctattaattatttttttaagacCAACTATTATTAAAAGAACTTTACTGTTAGCTATTTTTCCAACATAAATTTGTGATCTaattttctttttctgcagcgttttgcCACATTGCGAAAACTGCATGCGAAAGCGCAGGCAATGATAGTCTATAGGGCCACTGCGTTTCCAGGAGGAATCTGGGTTTTTGCAAAGgattaggaaaaaaaatacaacctgCACCACTTTTCCCCACAACGTCTGTGTTTTCACATTAAAATCACTAGCTACTGAGGAAAAAAAAGCGCATGTATTAATACACATTAAAAAACGCACAGTAGTGCCGCAAAACACTTGTGGGGAATTGTCCACAGTTTCCTCACACAGAAGGGTGATTCTACCCTAAGTCATCAGTACTTATTCACTGTGACCCTAGTAAATAATATTTGTTTAAATCTCCTAATTTACAGCTCATTGAGTATGTTTGGTTCTTTTGTATGAGACAAATACAATCActtcttagtaaaaaaaaaacaaaaacaaaaaaaaaaccttattagTCACAAAGGATTTCTAGGGATGATGATCAATGAGTTCAATGTAGATGCACGATTATGCAAACTGGGTATAAACATGTACGCagtttcaaaatggaccaatcaaattccaccctTGCAGAATTCAGTTGGTTTAATtttaagatgcatacatttgcttaTGAGattagcataatcctgcatcaactcagaacaatttgcagacggtaaggctgctcccctcacatagcactcctGACTTCCCCAAGCGTCCTTCACCAGATTAAGGGCTGTGGTATATgtgcgtatgtatatatatatatatatatgtatgcatgtatgtatgtatttatttgcttacttgtactactgtacctgattgtatgtgttggattgcacgtatgtgtttgtaccatctccgaccctgttgtgccaaaaataattccgggtacaacccccgttgtacttggcgaaataaatctgattcggaTCATATTTACCATCCCTAATAATTTCCAATCTAACAAATTAATCGTTTTTTAGAATTAAtcataaaaattgtaccattaattggCACCTTtaggcacacagattttgaacagCTACTTTAGCAGATCATCTTACTCTCCAGCAGAGCAGGTGCTGACCACCTTGGTGATTCAAGGAAGATACTTTCAAAACCCCCATTCACAATAATATCCATGGTGCAGGGTCAGATTCCTGCAAACGCCACAAAGGTCCAGGCCTTGGGCTGCTGCTGCCCAAAGGGAGGGGAGGGCTGGGCTGGtgcatatgaaaaaaaaagtctgcaaTTGGAAGTAGTCTCAAAATTAAAGGGTGTGCCGACAAAGGCACAAAAATATCTCACAGGGATTGGTTCTCAAAACATGGCCTGTCCCTGTTGGGTGCTATGCAACAGTACTGCTCAACAATGCTGATTACAGCAAAGCCAATTCATCACTTTTATACACTTTTAATCTCGAATGCCTTTATGTTTCTATATATGTTTCTATAAATAGGCACCTACGATGTGTTTAATAGCTTTTATCGATTAAATCAGTTATCACATATTTGaaaaacataataatattaaCATAAAGAATCTAAAAGCCCCGTGTGCCACTAAGTGCAAAGTGTGCCAGAAAGGAACATGACCGCCGCACCGCTTCCTGTATGTTTGAAAATATAGACCGTACTTCCTTTCAACGGGAACTACGTGTGGCGTCATTTCCGACGGAAGTGAATAGGAGCATTTCCGGGCGCATCTACGGTTAATTGGAGTTCTGTGTCGTGTCTGAAGATGGTGAGTATGGGATCTCGCAGAGTGATGGAGGGCGGACGGCTGTGTGCTGGAGATCACCGCGTGTCGTCAGCTCTGCATCCCTTTCTGCAGGGGCATTGTGCACATCCCTAGTGACAGACTGATGGCTCCGCCATAATGCCAAGTGCTGCGTGTCTCCATCTTTTGGCATGCAGCCAGCCCGGTATCGCTGCATGGTGCTTGCTGTTACCCCACGTGCTGTGCTGGATATCATCATTTGCACACAGGCAGGAAACGAGGCGTGTAGCAGCATTATTACACATTAGCATAGTTCTGTGGGGAGGGAGATTATTACTGCAAATACAAATCACATGGATTTTTGAAAGTGATCAAAGCTAGGTGCCAATCTGGAGTATTATATTAGAGCAGTGATAGTAAAAGATTTAGTGGAAAGTTGTCAGCATTATAGAAATGTGATCTTAAAGTGAAAGTGATGTCtcatctcaggttttatacttacctggggcttccccattgAGGCACACTCCCCCATTGAGCTCTTGCGGCTGGTAGCgttctgtgcttgcacagtacTACAGTGCAGGTGCAAAAGGCATTTGCGAGATGAAGCGTGACTCTGCAAGGTATTCGGGCGGTATTGTGGGGGCAtgagccacccggggagacagtgagggactgagtgGCCTCAAGGGGCTTAAGGAAGGTCCTAGTAAGTATGGTCCCTGAGATGTTTCAACTCAGGTAAATTTTATATTCGATTATCTATCATCTGCCATTCCTAGATTCAGGGCTGGTTCACGTCTGGAAGACGAAAAGACATAGAACATTCCTagagtcagggctggttcacGTCTGGAAGACGAaaagacatagaacatttatatcatgcttttctccttgtggatggaagtgcctgagctgcagccattaaggtgcactcagtagacagtagcagtgttagggtgtctTGACCAAGGTCTTACTGAACAGAAATATCTGAGTttccaaccctggtctcctgcgtcaggcaGGGttgttaaccagtactctatccagccaccatagATGAGACATCCGGATCTAGTGCATATTGAACCATGCAAAAAGTCATAACTGTCACTTAGAATGTGCTTCTATTCATTTGACTAGACAGTGTTTTACTTTTGAATGCCGAATCGCTGCATTTAGattcccatgtgaaccagcccttaaagcaaaCTTTTAAGGCTTGCAAAGGCCACATTTGGATACTTTCCTCAGGAGGGGAGGCCTTGGGAGGATGACTTCCCCTGTCCTGTACTGCCAGGCCGATCAAGTACTGAAACCCCCAAAGCACGAcggcactgtgcctgcgcagtagcgtgAACCTGCTCGGGTGTCATCGGAAAAGGCTGAGCCTAATCACATCCATGCTCAGATGGCTggagcatgtgcagtagccatATCAGATTTGTAATGAATTCTGTTAGAAGACTCTGAGGTGCTGGTGATaatctagagcctaggttctcaacgtgtggtacgtgtagcccagggggtacttctgatggttccagggggtactcaggcttgatatacttaaccaagaataacaaatttagagttttagaaaattataaatcttcttTAAACACCAAAttcgtattttagctaattaaaagcaaaagtaaatgcttggaaattgcttagaaccaattatcatgtactatgattaaatatatatttgtcgggtacttgtgataatgtttactatgctagcggtacttggtgagtacagggttttaaaaggggtacataccaataaaatgttgagaaacactggtctagagtAATGACTCACATCAGGAACAAGTAGATCGTTTTACGTCATAAGCCAGCCATTGATGAGGTTTATGTTCAAAATAAACATAAGAGACAATAGTACTTGTAGTAGCAGTAGTatatagaactttcctggagtctcacaCGGTTTTCAATCTAAGGAGTTAGATTTTTACTGActgcagtgttcttcccaggctcttCTAGCTAGGTGCTCCCCCCCAGCTAATTTTTTTGAGTACCCAGCTGTCATTTGCTCATCTCTTCATCCTCTTCCTATGCTGCACTGTTGGCGGAGTTGCTCaggccctgcattcccccgttTTGCCCCACCTGGATATGATTTTGTGCCACCCAGCTAGAACATTTTTTGGGTGGGAacctgggctgtggagtctgtacaaaaatatcCAACTACGACACCTCAGTTTATgataccgactccaactccaggtacccaaaattgctccgactcctcaacatcttagtataatacttaccagagctattgagttggtacaaaatctgaatcctaagtttatgaaaccaccttcTCTGACTCTGGATACCCAACACGGGACTGTGAAGTGTGCTCAGTAACCATGTCATTTTGATGTAAAATCTTCTGCACTTAGTGCACAAATGTATCTGAATCCTCGCAGACGTTTGTGGTGACAGCAGTTCGGGCAGATCACTAACCCATAGGCTAGTGTtgcttctgttgctatggagtaaTGCGCTGCTTATGGTGGAGTGAATAGAGAACAATGTGCTTGGGATCGGAGGATAccactaaagatctggcatgccaaCTCTTTGGTTGATTGAGGTGGAACTGCATACCTGCTAAATTCTAAGtggcagcgagtgcagtgatcggCATAATGGcagagccatggtcccgcctcAGGGACCCTGTGCTCCAGTCAGAACACCTGGTAGCCGTGATAGGCTTGCAGCTCTCTccactaattggctgcacttcacCGGGAGGCTGTTGCAACTCCAAATCAGCTGGAGCCACGGTGTGGGAGTGGGGGACTGGTTGACTGAATGGAGGTCCCGGGAGTCAACACCTGGGACATTGTTTATCGTTGCAAGTGTAGAATTTACCAGAAGGGTACAGGGGGGGCCAGGCGGTGAGACAAGAGGACACTAGGGCAGATGGCACATAGGGGGCACAGGGGGGGCAGATGGCACACAGGAGACACTGGACAAGCGAACACGGGGCAGATGGCACACAATGGACAGAGGCGACATGGGGGCAGATGGCACACTGGGGACACTGGACATGGTAATAGAGAAGGAGAAAGGGTGgcaaaggaggacagaggaggtcatCAGGGGGGAAAAAGAGGAACAGAGAATGACGCAAGAGGTACAAAGAAGGCACAGGGTAGATATAAGGGGAAATAATTGGGGGGATTGAGGGGAAAAGATCCACACGATGCCCTGCACCACAGATGCACTGGGTTTAGTATATTTTGTCTTACCCTGTTTTTtgtccttttaacctcctgaggactgcagggctaaatccccctagtgaccaggccattttgagtaaaattggccactgcagctttaaggccaagctgcagggccgcacaacactgcacacaagtgataccccccccccccctgttttctccccaccaacagagctccctgttggtggggtctgatcgctccccccatgtttatttttttttccatcaataTTTTcgtttgtgtgttgtttttttttaaaaggctgtttctttaaaccccatccctccctccccacagccagccaattacggcgatcggctgtcataggcttctgcctatgagagccgatcgctcttttgtcccccagggggacagccgtgtcacacggctgtccccagtgcagcgctgctgctgatcgcagcgctgcacaggctaaatagacggcgatcacgctatcgccgctcggagactgaaggcggggcggaactccgccccccaaccaggagatgcgtgcgcagcctgcgcgcgatctcctgcaaaacagagccccaggactttacgccaatcggcgttaggcggtcctgggtctgccgccgcggccacgcccattggcgtgacgcgggcggcaagaggttaaatggaaccagagctaatggaagtaaaagctgttatacatacctggggcttcctccagccccatatgcatggatcgctcccacgccgccatccaccgctgcccgcagctaggaGAACCGGCTCCCATCGCTGACGTCAGCGGAGCcgcgctacgcaggagaagtgcggcctctacgtatctctccatacactgctgcagagatacggaaagagcgcacctctgctacgctagactggctccggctGGCGGCAGATCGGGGTCCCGGTTCTCCTAGATACGGGCAGCgctggatggtggcgtgggagtgatctgtgcgtatggggctggaggaagccccaggtatgtataacagcttttacttccattagctctggttctctttaaacctaggtgcgtcttatagtcaggagcTTCTGAAAAATATGGTTTGTTAGCTACTGATGACATCAGCAGACAACTAtgcatgtgtgggttttacctgttGCTGATGCTGTGTGGAAGTTAGCTGCCCTTGAACTATCAGCACCATGCCTGTATATTATTGGGATACTGCAGAAGGGACACACATTGGATGACAAACTTGTGCTGTTTTAGTAGTATAAACAATGCAGTGCAATTTCATGTATCTGCAGCCAAATCAACATAATTGCCTAGGCCCTAGGGTATTGAATACTTACCACGTGAAAAAACTAATTCCGCTTCACATTACATCCTGGTCAATAATGCAGTTTTAATGCATTACTCATTTTGATTTTGTCACACTCTAGAGATCTGAAACACTGCTTGTACCTGTTATTTACCAATATGTCCCCAGTAACAGTCTGTACACTGTATGTAGCAGAATCAAATCCGGTTGCCACATACATTGTATGCAACACATACAATTTAGGAACAGGTGTACCTCTGGCATTAAACCAGAAAATGCTTTTGAGCAGAATTGTACTGCACACTTGTAGTATATATTATACTGAAATACAGTAATGTGTCATCTTCTGTATTTAATTCTTTTGGTTTGCTTTTCAGTCTCACACAATCTTGCTTGTCCAGCCCACAAAGAGGCCCGAGGGCAGAACATATGCAGACTACGAATCGGTCAATGAATGCATGGAAGGTATGGGGtacacaacattcacaaatatcccTATGCAGTATCTGAATTGTCTAACGATGAATAGCACCCAAAATGTACAGTGATGATGTCTAGGTGTAATCAGCTTATCTCTCGTGTGTTGAAGACTAGTGGTGAGAGGTCCCTTTCACATACATGCTGAAAAACGCACACGGTGAAGCCGAAAAAACACGTCTCGCCCTGCTCCTGCAAATGCCGGCACCGttaactactattccccctccaggccactatggacttagatcatacatgtcaaactccggcccgtgggccaaatctggccctcagagccattcagtttggccctcaagtggtatcCCCACttagcattatgtttggcccactctagaccaccagggaagctatattataTATAACTATATTAGAGGTAAATCCCTAGAACAACAGGGAAACCACATGGGGGAAGTGGGGGAAAGcaataaacactagggaactgtataggggagggtggggaaccactagacactaAGGAACTGTACAGGAGTTACAgaagggccattagacacctgggaactttataatggaggaaggtggccagtagacattgaggttggcccgcgactaggtctcactgtacaatttcggcccactttgtatttgagtttgacttaGAATGAAAGACATAATTCGTCTGCAAGCtgttgctggcggctgaattacactgtttttaaagGAATTTGGGCTCCGTATTTTGAAGGCACTCGATTTACTGTCTGAGCACCACTATTACTACAtttcggcctatggtggcgcatgGTGCACTGTTGTGGCGGAGCCATTCGCCCTCGTGACATTTTTGCATGTTTCACACTAACAGAAAAACTGGGTCAGCCAACTCAATCCACCCTATACATCAGTGCAGGTAACAGTGGAGCAGTGATGTAGGAGGAAGGGTGACGGGCAGGAGTGTGTAGACAAGCGAGTTGAATCAAGGAGAAATTGGGAAGGTATTTACTGATGTGGTGTGTGGCCTGGCCTGACAGTCACTCTATTCTTCCCATAGGGACTGTGTTGCAGGAAGAGCTGTGGGGGTCTGGCTTTAGGGTAGGCTGGATACTTTAGCTAGCTTGCAGCTTTCTGTAGTGTAAGACTATGTTATGTGCAGCATTGTAGACAGTGGAATATCTAATCCTTCTCTTCTTAATACTTACCCTAGACTTCCTACCTAAATGTTAACCCCTCTTGACAAAACCATAATTTTtcccttaggctaggttcacagtgggcgcTGCATGCTCTGTAAAAGCAGGAACGCAAactgtttctgtgtccaaagatgtctgtgtagagggggatctgtTTTTGCATTAGGtttcactacccctccatgtatccggggtccgtgaaaaCCCTGCAAATCTGGACCATCTGTTCAGTTTTTTAGCATCTGCTTTTGAAGTGAGTGAAGACTGcccctatttttaacatttgtattCGTGGCTCTGATTTTGGTCCGGGCCCCAAAattgagccacggatacgttttttaaacaaatgtgaaccaagccttactgtcaatgcatgcattttgcagttgCAAAACTGCACAGGCTCCACTGTGAAATATTGCAGTGTGATGGTCTGTTTTACAATGTGGCCATTATgtcacaacacaccactgtgaacatagccttaatgCAAACTTCTCACATCCATCCTTAACTCTATAATGTTAACCCCTTTCACACCCTTTTCTATGTTTAACCTAGACCCTGTAAATTAGCcctttgtggctggatagtgtactgattaagtgCTCTGTCCCTGTCATGGAAGACCAGGGGTCaaatctcggcgcttcctgttcagtaagccagcacctattcagcattcTTTGGGCTAGACtctctaatactgctactgcctactgagcgtgccctagtggctgcaactcaggggctttgaatccgccaggagaaaagcgcaatataaatgttatttctctTGTCTTTTTGTACATTTAACCTTATATATTTGCTACAatcttgtctttttttcttcttcttgtagGAGTATGTAAGATGTATGaagaacacttaaagagaatgaaTCCCAACAGCCCATCCATCACGTACGACATCAGTCAGTTGTTTGATTTCATCGATGACTTAGCAGATCTCAGCTGTTTGGTGTAAGTGTTGAcctgctgttatttttttttttcttaaaggatctGATTATATTGCTTATTAACTCTGTAAGCTTGAGAGCTGTAGCAGTAACTGTGAAGGTTGCTAGGTTACAGATTATCAGATGGTTCTCTGGTGTGTCGctattacttttttcttttataatCATTTTTGTTGAATTTTCAAGATGTACAAAGCAAATTCATAcaaatacagttgtgttcaaaattattcaacccccactgagatTGAGTGTTTTggtcagtttgacattgattttgatcatttcagtcatcttgtttacaattaaatcagagGCActtgacaaatataacataacatttataatgaaataaccacaaatgttttttctgtgctcacatcattatcagttttattcaacccccaagtgacatccaTCCATACaactccttttccagttataacagcttttaaatgtgaaacagcttgacacaagtgtcttgcagccatctaagggtatcttagcccattattcaagggcaaaagcctccagttcagtcacattcttaggcttgtgcgctgctgcaactgctttctttaaccagccgggcggtatggacgagctcagctcgtccattactgccggaggctgccgctcaggccctgttgggccgattCGCATGCAATAAAAAGCAGcatacgcagccggcactttgccagccgcgtgtgctacctgatcgccgccgcagccgcgtgcagtggcgaaagagggtccccccccagccgcctgagcccagcgtagccggaacaaacagttccggccagcgctaagggctggatcggaggcggctgacgtccatgacatcactccgctcgtcgccatggcgacgaggtaagcgaaacaaggaaggctgttcattgcagccttccttgtacttctggtcgccggaggcgatcagaagaacgcatccggagcgacctctagtgggctttcaaagttggctgcatgaaatagttttttttttttaataaaaaaaaaaaccctcacgcagccgccctggcgatcttaatagaacgccagggtggttaagtcccaccagaggttctcaattggatttgtCTGGTGATTGCGATGGCCActcaaatgttccagcctttaatctgcaaccatgctctagtggacttggaggtatgtttgggatcattgtcctgttgaaaggtccaacgtctcccaagcctcaggtttgtgacggactgcatcacattttctaccaatatctcctggtactgaagaggattcatggtaccttgtacacgctgaagcttccctgtacctgcagaagcaaaacagccccaaagcatgattgaccccccgccatgcttcacagtaggcaaggtgttcttttcttcataggccttgttcttcctcctccaaacatagcgttgatccatgggcccaaacagttctaattttgtttcatcagtccacagaacactatcccaaaacttttgtggtttgtcctgcagtcgactcttcttattctttggagacagcaaggggatgcgcctgggagttctggcatggaggccttcattatgcagtgtgcgccttattttctgagctgaaacttcagtacacgCATCTGACAAATCTCTTTTCAGTTCttcagcagtcacacagggacttttctccactttgcacttcaggtagcgcacagcagtcaaagtcagcatcttctttcttccacgaccaggtagcgtttcaacagtgccctatgccttgaatttgtgaatgatgcttcctatggtgtctcttggtatgtttaacatctttgcaatcttattATAGCCAtttcccttcctgtgaagagaaatcacctcttctcttgtcttcctggaccattctcttgacctcactatgtttgtaaacacaccagtaaatgtctagaaggagctgagtatcacattcattttaaatctgcctaatttgtGCTTATTATGAtggattgctgctcgttaacatccacaggtgtttacaATACCTGAtcaaaaacacttgaatgaacctctgttctcatgagtggtagtctttaaggggttgaataattgtgtcgacgaagaaatcacacaaaaaacatttaatactgtattacaaaaacaattgatgtcattttagttgcatttggttctttta
Encoded here:
- the ERH gene encoding enhancer of rudimentary homolog, with amino-acid sequence MSHTILLVQPTKRPEGRTYADYESVNECMEGVCKMYEEHLKRMNPNSPSITYDISQLFDFIDDLADLSCLVYRADTQTYQPYNKDWIKEKIYVLLRRQAQQAGK